A portion of the Rhodococcus pseudokoreensis genome contains these proteins:
- a CDS encoding alkaline phosphatase family protein: MTVTAPPLDVYSQPTLSNLMPSVLASLGVAGEPNRLHLPDSRHTVVILIDGLGWSLLRRHRERAPFLDSLTGRPIRAGFPTTTATSIASFGTGLPSGGHGITGYQSYVREVRGTINWLSWRAGHKGDELTRLVPEVLQPAPTVFERAAAAGIACTTVVPAKFDGSGLTRAVLRGGTFAGIHAYGDLIAHVVTAARSGERTLTYCYLSEIDTLGHIYGPGSAPWLHQLDLVDRLVERLAAELAVAQPGAALHVTADHGMVTVDDADKIDFDDTPALSDGVVALAGEPRCRHVHARAGAAHDVAARWRSELGHRMWIGTRDEAVTAGLFGPAVRSEVQGRIGDVVAIAQGGVAVVRRKAESRLSALPGQHGALTDDELLIPLLHTAAT; this comes from the coding sequence ATGACCGTTACGGCGCCCCCGCTCGACGTGTATTCACAGCCCACGCTGTCCAACCTCATGCCGTCCGTCCTCGCTTCGCTGGGTGTCGCCGGCGAGCCGAACCGGCTGCACCTGCCCGACAGCAGGCACACCGTCGTGATCCTGATCGACGGCCTCGGCTGGAGCCTGCTGCGTCGTCATCGCGAGCGCGCCCCGTTTCTCGACAGCCTGACGGGACGGCCGATCCGGGCGGGATTCCCCACGACGACGGCCACCAGCATCGCGTCGTTCGGCACGGGACTGCCGTCCGGCGGTCACGGCATCACCGGCTACCAGTCATACGTTCGTGAGGTTCGCGGCACCATCAACTGGTTGTCGTGGCGCGCGGGCCACAAGGGCGACGAACTCACCCGGCTGGTCCCCGAGGTCCTGCAGCCCGCACCGACCGTGTTCGAGCGAGCCGCGGCAGCCGGTATCGCGTGCACGACGGTGGTTCCGGCGAAGTTCGACGGGTCCGGGCTCACCCGCGCCGTCCTCCGCGGCGGCACCTTCGCGGGAATACATGCGTACGGTGACCTGATCGCACACGTCGTCACCGCGGCGCGATCCGGCGAGCGGACACTCACCTACTGCTATCTCAGCGAAATCGACACCCTCGGGCACATCTACGGTCCGGGATCCGCGCCGTGGCTGCACCAACTAGACCTCGTCGACCGGCTCGTCGAGAGGCTCGCCGCGGAACTCGCGGTCGCGCAACCGGGCGCCGCGCTCCACGTCACCGCCGACCACGGCATGGTCACCGTCGACGACGCCGACAAGATCGACTTCGACGACACCCCCGCGCTGTCCGACGGCGTGGTGGCGCTCGCGGGCGAACCGCGGTGCAGGCACGTCCACGCGCGTGCCGGGGCCGCGCACGACGTCGCCGCCCGGTGGAGGAGCGAACTGGGACACCGCATGTGGATCGGCACCAGAGACGAGGCCGTCACCGCGGGACTGTTCGGCCCCGCCGTGCGATCCGAGGTGCAGGGCCGCATCGGCGACGTCGTCGCCATCGCGCAGGGCGGCGTCGCGGTGGTCCGGCGCAAGGCGGAGTCGCGGCTGTCGGCCCTCCCCGGGCAGCACGGCGCGCTCACCGACGACGAGTTGCTGATTCCGCTGCTGCACACCGCCGCGACGTAA